From a single Sporosarcina oncorhynchi genomic region:
- a CDS encoding DUF3221 domain-containing protein yields MKRTLLATALGVALIVSGCGTGAGGTTGTDVGEEDGWKTIKTISGREIIAELKQTVKESPEREKLAAEQVDSEDYKGGLFGDPSPELAEDMAVQAIEGPIALEALGKVYGENGFSEEGVIFFENQRNGAEQSGIWFGVKNPDERLNELLAELQPKVDVGEILAAPIYIFRSAHTEKELNDIQDEVAVALKGMHAKRGSYSLSVDVKSGEIELNHDFLKAEQQKELEEKFPDYTFHFEQDGRLVAEPGDSSIIHPENTFTDIPVNDGGFILSVEAGRIFVAGGNESAIYYSFEEAEKLKVGQRVKVEASGMIMESYPGQGTAKYVEILPDYKPVGAELSESQAFVKAMEKFTAESSGEMDFMVVKEVSFDEKEVKWIFTLDEDRKVEIEDK; encoded by the coding sequence ATGAAACGAACATTACTCGCAACTGCTTTAGGCGTTGCATTAATTGTAAGTGGATGTGGAACAGGAGCAGGAGGAACGACTGGAACAGATGTGGGCGAAGAGGATGGATGGAAGACGATTAAGACGATTAGTGGCCGCGAAATTATAGCTGAACTCAAACAGACAGTGAAAGAGTCCCCTGAACGAGAGAAGCTGGCGGCTGAACAAGTGGATAGCGAGGATTATAAGGGGGGATTATTCGGAGATCCGTCGCCTGAACTGGCGGAAGATATGGCGGTGCAAGCCATTGAAGGACCTATCGCGCTTGAAGCACTTGGCAAAGTATACGGGGAGAATGGTTTTAGTGAAGAAGGTGTGATTTTCTTTGAAAACCAGCGGAATGGAGCAGAACAGTCAGGTATTTGGTTTGGTGTGAAAAACCCGGACGAACGTCTTAACGAATTGCTTGCAGAGCTTCAACCGAAAGTGGATGTAGGAGAAATCCTCGCCGCACCAATCTATATTTTCCGCAGCGCGCACACGGAAAAAGAGCTGAATGACATCCAAGACGAAGTGGCAGTGGCGTTGAAAGGAATGCACGCGAAGCGCGGATCCTATTCACTTAGCGTTGATGTGAAATCAGGCGAAATCGAACTGAATCATGATTTTCTAAAGGCTGAACAGCAAAAAGAATTAGAAGAGAAGTTCCCGGACTACACATTCCACTTTGAACAGGATGGAAGATTAGTAGCAGAACCAGGCGACTCTAGCATCATTCATCCGGAAAATACATTTACGGATATACCAGTGAATGATGGTGGCTTCATCTTGTCGGTAGAGGCAGGGAGGATTTTTGTAGCTGGCGGCAATGAAAGCGCAATTTATTATTCGTTCGAAGAAGCAGAAAAGCTGAAAGTCGGGCAACGTGTGAAAGTCGAGGCGTCGGGGATGATTATGGAATCGTACCCAGGGCAGGGGACTGCGAAATACGTGGAAATTCTACCCGATTACAAACCTGTCGGTGCTGAACTATCCGAATCGCAGGCTTTCGTGAAAGCAATGGAAAAGTTTACAGCAGAATCGTCTGGCGAAATGGATTTCATGGTCGTTAAAGAGGTCTCTTTTGATGAGAAAGAAGTGAAATGGATTTTCACGCTTGATGAAGATAGGAAAGTGGAAATTGAGGATAAATGA
- a CDS encoding methyl-accepting chemotaxis protein, whose product MKKQRSIAWKLSGLIIGLFLVLFIAYTVITNSILYDKSVTDGEEYAIENTELNATVLSERFNKTNEMLRTTKHIVETLQAQGNLTTDEMIAIIENNLKKNEDATGMAAIFEKGSIPLTRTDSKLIDSSKRFIPYLYKDGSDVVVEGLSGYEVAGEGDWYLTPKSEKRAVLTEPYTYNAGGQSVLMTTISVPLVTGSGQFFGVLTTDISIDFLNDLVTTISPDGGYASVITNGGNLTANSLKEEMNGTDMRNSIDWDSMKSQLDQGNVGTLYVDSKSLGEQAFNTFAPIKLDTIDEVWSVQTVQPKSEILSTFNTLLWVTIIAAVIMTVVMSAATAVFIFRLMKPLSYLQRSIEQAAKGDMTSLIDERHIKNDEIGAVSIAYNNMLRQTNEAMNEVRASSTELNDSSTHVHQAFEEIVASSEEVSLATNEIAQGASKQSEDTEETSNSIAVLAEQINALSSLAASMDRLSVQTVESTEKGMSEVRNLRDHNVTANEMNTKVQEQMDALSTKIEAINQVITSIQDITAQTNLLALNASIEAARAGEHGKGFAVVADEVRKLAEQSRVETEVIQKTVHEIIEESKQTVAVVESNVQLMEGQNESVTGTESSFIQNVELTEQMSQSIKELTAELAEMLTHKDQVIVSIQSVSAVSEETAASAEQVSASSVAQQNELERVADSTTRMKNIAGELQSVVERFKLI is encoded by the coding sequence TTGAAAAAACAAAGAAGCATAGCCTGGAAGCTGTCCGGGCTTATAATCGGACTATTTCTCGTACTGTTTATTGCCTATACAGTCATTACGAACTCGATTCTATACGATAAAAGCGTGACGGACGGGGAAGAGTATGCGATCGAGAACACGGAATTGAATGCCACGGTGCTTAGTGAACGGTTTAATAAGACAAATGAGATGTTGCGCACGACAAAACATATAGTGGAAACGTTGCAGGCACAAGGAAATTTGACGACAGATGAAATGATAGCAATCATTGAAAATAATTTGAAGAAAAATGAAGATGCTACCGGAATGGCTGCAATCTTCGAAAAAGGATCTATTCCGCTCACCCGGACAGATAGTAAGCTCATCGATTCATCGAAAAGATTCATTCCGTATCTTTATAAAGACGGATCGGATGTTGTAGTTGAAGGGTTGAGTGGGTATGAAGTTGCAGGTGAAGGGGATTGGTATTTAACTCCGAAAAGTGAGAAACGAGCAGTTCTGACAGAACCATATACGTATAATGCAGGTGGGCAGTCGGTCTTAATGACGACGATTTCCGTTCCGCTCGTTACAGGGTCTGGCCAATTTTTCGGTGTCTTGACGACAGACATTTCAATTGATTTCCTGAATGACCTCGTCACGACAATTAGCCCGGATGGTGGTTACGCGTCCGTCATTACAAATGGCGGGAATCTAACAGCGAATAGTTTGAAGGAAGAGATGAACGGCACAGATATGCGAAATTCAATCGATTGGGACAGCATGAAGTCACAGCTCGACCAGGGCAATGTCGGTACATTGTACGTCGACTCCAAAAGCCTTGGTGAGCAGGCGTTCAATACATTCGCACCAATCAAGTTGGATACTATCGATGAAGTATGGAGTGTCCAAACGGTTCAGCCTAAATCGGAAATACTGTCGACATTTAATACACTACTATGGGTAACGATTATTGCAGCGGTCATCATGACAGTCGTCATGTCGGCAGCGACAGCAGTCTTTATCTTTAGACTAATGAAACCCTTATCCTACTTGCAACGTTCAATCGAGCAGGCAGCAAAAGGGGATATGACAAGCTTAATTGATGAAAGACATATTAAAAATGATGAAATCGGCGCAGTGTCTATTGCATATAATAATATGCTCCGCCAAACGAACGAGGCTATGAATGAAGTGCGTGCCTCTTCTACTGAATTGAATGACTCATCGACACATGTGCATCAAGCGTTTGAAGAAATTGTAGCATCTAGCGAAGAAGTGTCACTTGCAACAAACGAAATTGCCCAAGGTGCATCTAAGCAATCCGAAGATACGGAGGAAACAAGCAACAGCATCGCCGTACTGGCCGAACAGATTAACGCGTTATCCAGTCTAGCTGCCAGTATGGATAGATTGTCTGTTCAAACTGTTGAATCGACGGAAAAGGGAATGTCGGAAGTGCGGAATTTACGTGACCATAATGTAACTGCCAATGAAATGAATACGAAAGTTCAAGAACAGATGGATGCGTTGTCGACGAAAATCGAAGCGATCAATCAAGTAATTACATCCATTCAGGACATCACAGCGCAGACGAATCTGCTCGCGTTGAATGCGAGTATTGAAGCAGCGCGTGCAGGTGAACACGGCAAAGGCTTCGCAGTCGTTGCGGATGAAGTGCGTAAACTAGCGGAGCAATCAAGAGTGGAGACGGAAGTTATTCAAAAAACAGTTCATGAAATCATTGAAGAATCGAAACAGACCGTTGCTGTCGTCGAATCCAATGTGCAGTTGATGGAAGGGCAAAACGAATCTGTCACAGGTACGGAATCTTCATTCATCCAAAATGTCGAGTTGACCGAGCAGATGAGCCAATCTATCAAAGAACTCACTGCTGAGCTTGCGGAAATGCTCACACACAAAGACCAAGTGATCGTATCCATCCAGAGCGTATCGGCCGTCTCTGAAGAAACCGCCGCTTCTGCAGAACAAGTGAGCGCGTCTTCAGTCGCTCAACAAAACGAATTGGAACGCGTCGCGGATTCCACGACGCGTATGAAGAATATTGCCGGCGAATTGCAAAGCGTTGTAGAGCGTTTTAAATTGATTTAA
- a CDS encoding betaine/proline/choline family ABC transporter ATP-binding protein (Members of the family are the ATP-binding subunit of ABC transporters for substrates such as betaine, L-proline or other amino acids, choline, carnitine, etc. The substrate specificity is best determined from the substrate-binding subunit, rather than this subunit, as it interacts with the permease subunit and not with substrate directly.) — protein MLKFQNVSKVYDDGFKAVDSISFEIPKGELLVLIGPSGSGKSTTMKMINRMVPHSSGTISINGKDTDSYVASELRRSIGYVIQQIGLFPHYTIEKNISIVPQLNGWSAEKTKARVMELMELVGLDPTIFAGRYPKELSGGQQQRVGIARALASDPEVILMDEPFSALDPLTREQLQGELISLHKKLNKTIIFVTHDMDEALKMGDRIAIMKDGKLLQLDTPEKLLHEPAHGFVEEFIGKHRIIQNPELMPVIDIMSESVITTLPQSSPEKAITLIRQRKITDLIIVNEEKHLLGIVSAYDVIKKLNSIQTIEEVMTPVEHFLLDTTSAKDAIIMMDESPFGMIPIVNDKMKVVGLVTRGSLLSAMSSQWTETEDTHE, from the coding sequence ATGTTAAAATTTCAAAACGTCAGTAAAGTGTATGATGACGGATTCAAAGCAGTTGATTCTATCAGCTTTGAGATTCCGAAAGGCGAACTGCTTGTTCTCATCGGCCCTAGTGGTTCGGGTAAGTCTACAACGATGAAAATGATCAATCGGATGGTACCCCATTCCAGCGGAACCATTTCGATTAATGGGAAGGATACAGACTCTTACGTCGCATCTGAACTTCGCAGAAGCATCGGCTATGTTATCCAGCAGATTGGTTTATTCCCGCATTATACGATTGAAAAGAATATCTCGATCGTCCCTCAACTGAATGGCTGGAGCGCTGAAAAGACGAAGGCGCGTGTTATGGAACTTATGGAATTGGTCGGACTGGATCCTACGATATTCGCAGGCCGCTATCCAAAGGAATTGTCTGGTGGACAGCAGCAGCGAGTCGGAATTGCCCGCGCACTGGCATCCGATCCGGAAGTCATTCTAATGGATGAACCATTCAGCGCACTTGACCCGCTAACTCGCGAACAGTTGCAGGGAGAGCTCATCTCATTACACAAAAAACTGAATAAGACGATTATTTTCGTTACACATGACATGGATGAAGCATTGAAAATGGGCGATCGCATCGCCATTATGAAAGACGGCAAGCTTCTTCAATTGGACACTCCAGAAAAGTTACTTCATGAACCTGCCCACGGTTTTGTTGAAGAGTTCATCGGAAAACACCGCATCATCCAAAACCCAGAATTGATGCCTGTCATCGATATTATGTCGGAATCAGTCATCACGACGCTTCCTCAAAGTTCTCCTGAAAAAGCAATTACTCTAATCCGGCAGCGAAAAATTACAGACCTGATCATTGTGAATGAAGAAAAGCATCTGCTCGGTATTGTATCCGCTTACGATGTCATCAAGAAGCTCAATTCGATTCAGACAATCGAAGAAGTTATGACACCTGTAGAGCATTTCTTATTAGATACAACTTCAGCAAAGGACGCAATTATTATGATGGATGAATCACCATTCGGTATGATTCCAATCGTCAATGACAAGATGAAAGTCGTCGGGCTTGTCACTCGAGGTTCATTACTATCCGCCATGTCGAGCCAGTGGACAGAAACGGAGGATACTCATGAATAA
- the argS gene encoding arginine--tRNA ligase: MEMKNGILQALQAASPIQLEAHTLERPVYAHLGDFAMPCFQFAKILRKSPAIIAEDIAASVAHPSILKAEAVNGYVNIFLNRTAISSDILRTIIEQGNSYGSSNEGNDGVVTIDLSSPNIAKPFSMGHLRSTVIGNSIALLLEKSGFKPVKINYIGDWGTQFGKLLTAYRLWGNEQDVRHAPIETLLKLYIRFHDEAEQDPSLNDKGRAAFKALEDGDADALNLWTWFKTESLKEFQRIYDLLGVEFDSYNGEAYYNDKMMPIVQELMDKGLLEESDGAQVVDLGENIPPCLIRKSDGATLYATRDLTAALDRKNTYDFVKSIYVVGNEQSLHFTQVKQVLRKMGHTWSDDMQHVPFGLILQGGKKMSTRKGKIVLLEQVLTEAIELAQRNIAEKNPTLANQKEVAEAVGVGAILFSDLKQHRKHDIEFNLETMLQVEGETGPYIQYTNARAHSVLRKSGSIGPIEIDEVNDYEWETIKLLEQFPNAVKRATDDLDPSIIAKYAIDLAQAFNSFYGNIKVLTDHVNLPYRVALIQSVSIVLTESMRLLGMKAPKEM, from the coding sequence ATGGAAATGAAAAATGGTATTCTGCAAGCATTGCAAGCCGCCAGTCCGATACAACTCGAGGCGCACACATTGGAGCGCCCGGTATATGCGCATTTAGGTGATTTCGCAATGCCTTGTTTTCAATTTGCAAAGATTCTCCGGAAATCTCCTGCGATCATCGCTGAAGATATCGCCGCTTCTGTAGCACATCCATCCATCCTGAAAGCGGAAGCCGTCAATGGTTATGTCAACATCTTCTTGAATCGAACAGCTATTTCAAGTGACATACTACGTACGATTATTGAACAGGGTAATTCGTACGGATCTTCGAATGAAGGCAATGATGGTGTTGTGACAATTGACTTATCATCGCCCAATATTGCAAAGCCTTTTTCTATGGGACATCTGCGCTCCACGGTTATCGGTAATTCGATTGCTTTATTGCTCGAGAAAAGCGGTTTTAAACCTGTGAAAATTAATTACATCGGTGACTGGGGCACGCAGTTTGGAAAGTTGCTCACTGCTTATCGCTTGTGGGGGAATGAACAGGACGTCCGCCATGCGCCTATTGAGACGTTATTGAAGCTTTATATTCGTTTCCATGATGAGGCCGAACAGGATCCTTCATTAAACGACAAAGGTCGCGCTGCATTCAAGGCACTCGAAGATGGCGACGCAGATGCGCTGAACCTATGGACATGGTTTAAGACCGAGTCGTTGAAGGAGTTTCAACGGATTTACGACTTGCTTGGTGTGGAGTTCGATTCGTATAACGGCGAGGCATACTACAACGACAAGATGATGCCTATCGTGCAAGAGCTGATGGACAAAGGACTGCTTGAAGAATCGGATGGGGCACAAGTCGTCGATTTAGGCGAGAACATCCCTCCTTGCCTCATTAGAAAATCCGATGGGGCTACATTATATGCGACGCGCGATTTGACTGCCGCGTTGGACCGTAAAAACACGTATGACTTTGTGAAATCGATTTATGTCGTTGGGAATGAACAAAGCCTTCATTTCACACAAGTGAAGCAAGTGCTTAGAAAGATGGGCCATACATGGTCCGATGATATGCAGCATGTGCCGTTCGGACTGATTTTGCAAGGTGGCAAGAAGATGTCGACGCGTAAAGGAAAGATTGTCTTGCTTGAGCAAGTGCTAACAGAAGCGATTGAACTTGCACAACGGAATATTGCAGAAAAGAATCCAACGCTCGCCAACCAAAAAGAAGTAGCGGAAGCAGTCGGTGTCGGTGCAATTTTATTCAGCGACCTCAAACAACACCGCAAGCATGATATCGAATTCAATTTAGAGACGATGCTGCAAGTGGAAGGTGAAACGGGGCCTTATATTCAGTATACGAATGCCCGAGCTCATTCCGTCTTACGTAAATCAGGTTCAATCGGTCCCATAGAAATCGATGAAGTGAATGACTATGAATGGGAAACCATTAAGTTGCTGGAACAGTTCCCGAACGCAGTCAAACGCGCTACAGATGACTTAGACCCCTCAATCATCGCGAAATATGCTATTGACCTTGCGCAAGCATTCAATTCTTTTTATGGGAATATCAAAGTGCTGACGGATCATGTGAATCTTCCTTACCGTGTAGCACTCATTCAGTCTGTTTCCATTGTATTAACAGAATCCATGCGTTTACTCGGCATGAAGGCGCCTAAAGAAATGTAA
- a CDS encoding ABC transporter permease has protein sequence MTLFDLVIRSMRKNIKHYYLYFFALIFSVVLYFVFATLQHDPSIVEQSGGKMGSGFKAAGILLLFISGIFVVYANSIFLKRRSREIGLYQLIGLTKSSVSRLLVIENTLLSAGALAIGIGIGILVSRVFLLLLMKLVGFDGFIELSFSKAAVVQTISVFLVIIVLTSAQMLFSVYRSTLLGLFNADKAGENPKKPKAVLSAILAVLGICLIIFGYWLSMRMINSLLFFNMIAVMASTILGTYLIFRVTISWLFYRIRQSKQGHLGLHSSLSLAPLMHRMKGNANSLTIITVLSAMTLAMLAGAYSLFYSTEKETRLSLPFDYMFDEDMFTVELDNDVKASADKFTAELTELDIPYTSTEIEGLTVEGQFEEGATPEWMYSSFEGTVLKASALREAGLEIDMPEAGEAVFYDATSYFILKTMDLPFNVKLFNPDQQVDVAVTKLGEGNVVNKFFGGVQIVVDDAMYEELKTLFGADDRGSRLTYMQAINVVDRDRLEEASEIFRRINEESEQFRFDYYTQYNEAMENNGLLIFIAGFLGLVFLISTGSILYFKQMTEAEQEKKSYATLRQLGFTVKDIMRGIMRKQLFVFGVPLMIGLLHSIFAIKVASFLFISDITVPASIAMGIYALIYLVFAFLTVGYYRKTVDSAF, from the coding sequence TTGACGCTCTTTGATCTCGTCATTCGCAGTATGCGAAAGAATATTAAACATTACTATTTGTACTTTTTTGCGTTGATTTTCAGTGTTGTGTTGTATTTTGTGTTTGCGACATTGCAGCATGATCCTTCGATTGTTGAGCAGTCGGGCGGTAAAATGGGCTCCGGTTTCAAGGCCGCAGGAATCCTTTTATTGTTCATCTCTGGCATTTTTGTTGTCTATGCGAATTCGATCTTCTTGAAGCGCAGAAGTCGTGAAATTGGCTTGTATCAGTTGATTGGCTTGACGAAAAGTTCGGTGTCACGGTTGCTGGTCATTGAAAACACGTTATTGAGTGCGGGAGCGTTGGCAATTGGCATCGGTATCGGAATTCTTGTGTCTCGCGTATTTTTATTGCTACTTATGAAATTGGTCGGTTTTGATGGATTCATCGAATTGAGCTTTTCCAAAGCGGCAGTCGTGCAGACAATCAGTGTATTCTTAGTAATCATCGTTTTGACGTCGGCCCAAATGCTGTTTTCCGTTTACCGGTCGACGTTGCTTGGATTGTTCAATGCTGATAAAGCAGGGGAGAATCCGAAGAAACCGAAAGCCGTTCTGTCAGCGATTCTTGCAGTTTTAGGAATTTGCCTTATCATCTTCGGTTATTGGTTGTCGATGCGAATGATCAATTCGCTTTTATTCTTCAATATGATTGCTGTTATGGCGTCAACGATACTTGGAACCTATCTCATTTTCCGGGTGACAATCAGCTGGCTGTTTTATCGAATTCGACAGAGCAAGCAAGGTCATCTCGGTCTGCATAGCAGTTTATCGCTTGCGCCACTAATGCATCGAATGAAAGGGAACGCGAATTCGCTGACGATTATTACGGTTTTATCTGCGATGACATTGGCGATGCTAGCGGGGGCGTACTCGCTGTTTTATTCGACTGAAAAAGAGACGCGCCTCAGTTTGCCATTCGATTATATGTTTGACGAAGATATGTTTACGGTTGAACTAGATAACGATGTAAAAGCATCTGCGGACAAATTCACTGCAGAGCTGACTGAGCTGGATATCCCATATACGTCTACGGAGATTGAAGGGTTGACGGTGGAAGGACAATTCGAGGAAGGTGCAACGCCAGAATGGATGTATAGCTCATTTGAGGGGACGGTCCTGAAAGCATCTGCATTGCGTGAAGCGGGGCTTGAAATTGATATGCCTGAAGCAGGAGAAGCTGTTTTTTACGATGCAACTTCCTATTTCATTTTAAAAACGATGGATCTCCCGTTTAATGTGAAGCTTTTCAATCCGGATCAACAGGTGGATGTAGCTGTAACGAAACTGGGTGAAGGAAATGTAGTGAACAAGTTTTTCGGCGGTGTTCAGATTGTTGTAGATGATGCAATGTATGAGGAGTTGAAAACGCTATTTGGGGCAGATGATAGAGGTTCGCGTCTGACGTACATGCAGGCAATCAATGTGGTGGATCGTGATCGACTTGAAGAAGCCTCGGAAATCTTTAGACGCATCAATGAAGAAAGCGAACAATTCCGATTCGATTATTACACACAATACAATGAGGCCATGGAGAACAACGGCCTGCTAATCTTCATTGCCGGTTTCCTTGGACTTGTGTTCCTCATTTCGACGGGCAGCATTCTCTACTTTAAGCAAATGACGGAAGCGGAACAGGAGAAGAAAAGTTATGCAACGTTGCGTCAGCTTGGCTTCACTGTGAAGGATATCATGAGAGGAATTATGCGCAAGCAACTCTTCGTCTTCGGTGTGCCATTGATGATTGGTTTGTTGCATTCTATCTTCGCCATCAAAGTGGCTTCGTTCCTATTCATATCGGATATTACAGTACCCGCGTCAATTGCAATGGGTATCTACGCGCTCATCTATCTCGTATTCGCTTTCCTGACGGTAGGCTATTACCGGAAAACTGTGGATTCCGCATTTTGA
- a CDS encoding ABC transporter ATP-binding protein, producing the protein MEQYKTILHAQNVRKSFGTRGNVVQVLKGIDLRVMEGEFVGIMGASGAGKTTLLNVLATIDRTTEGSILIGDSDISKMKDRELSAFRRDQLGFIFQDYNLLDTLTVKENILLPVSLGKMKKRVAEDQFKMIADLLGIKELADKYPHEISGGQKQRTSAARALINKPSLVFADEPTGALDSKSASSLLGTLEDVNKQRGVTIMMVTHDPVASSYCSRVVFLKDGTIYSELYRGDKTRQAFFQEILKVQGVLGGDSVDAL; encoded by the coding sequence ATGGAACAATATAAAACGATATTACATGCGCAAAACGTCCGAAAGTCATTCGGTACTCGAGGGAATGTCGTGCAAGTGTTAAAAGGAATCGATCTGCGTGTCATGGAAGGTGAATTTGTCGGCATTATGGGAGCGTCAGGTGCAGGGAAGACGACACTATTGAACGTTCTTGCGACGATTGACCGTACGACGGAAGGGTCGATTTTAATTGGAGATTCGGATATTTCCAAAATGAAGGATCGGGAACTTTCAGCATTCAGGCGTGATCAGCTTGGATTCATTTTCCAAGATTACAATCTGCTCGATACGTTGACGGTGAAGGAGAATATCTTGTTACCCGTGTCGCTCGGCAAGATGAAAAAGCGAGTAGCAGAAGATCAGTTCAAAATGATTGCTGATTTATTGGGCATTAAAGAGCTTGCGGATAAATACCCGCATGAAATTTCTGGTGGGCAAAAGCAACGGACATCAGCAGCACGTGCACTCATTAACAAACCGTCATTGGTATTTGCGGACGAACCGACGGGCGCACTTGATTCGAAATCGGCGTCATCGTTGTTAGGGACGTTGGAGGATGTGAATAAACAACGCGGTGTCACAATCATGATGGTGACGCATGACCCTGTCGCATCAAGTTATTGCAGCCGTGTTGTTTTCCTGAAAGACGGTACTATATACTCGGAATTGTACCGCGGTGATAAAACGAGGCAAGCCTTCTTCCAGGAAATCCTGAAAGTACAAGGCGTGCTCGGGGGTGACAGCGTTGACGCTCTTTGA
- a CDS encoding response regulator transcription factor, whose product MDMTIFIVEDDEAIFDSLRERLGQWSFQVEGPDDFQDVMGGFVAAKPQLVIMDIQLPAYDGFHWCREIRAVSKVPIIFLSSRDHPMDMVMAMNMGADDYIQKPFHTDVLLAKIQATLRRTYAYAEESVDVLEWNGAVIDMKRGVIRKDGIDIDMTKNEFFIMTVLVQAKDEIVSRDELIRKLWDDERFVNDNTLTVNITRLRQKLMDIGLGDAIITKKGMGYMAVTL is encoded by the coding sequence ATGGACATGACGATTTTTATTGTGGAGGATGACGAGGCGATTTTTGACTCATTGCGGGAGCGGCTTGGGCAATGGTCGTTTCAAGTGGAGGGGCCGGATGATTTCCAGGATGTGATGGGTGGATTCGTGGCGGCGAAACCGCAACTTGTGATTATGGATATTCAGCTGCCGGCGTATGATGGCTTTCATTGGTGCCGGGAAATACGCGCGGTGTCGAAAGTGCCGATTATCTTTTTATCGTCTCGTGATCATCCGATGGATATGGTAATGGCGATGAATATGGGGGCGGATGATTATATTCAAAAGCCGTTCCATACGGATGTGTTGCTTGCGAAAATTCAGGCGACACTCCGTCGTACATATGCATATGCAGAGGAATCTGTCGATGTGCTCGAGTGGAATGGGGCTGTCATTGATATGAAGCGCGGCGTAATACGGAAAGACGGCATCGATATCGACATGACGAAAAATGAGTTTTTCATTATGACCGTGCTTGTGCAAGCAAAAGATGAAATTGTCTCACGCGATGAACTGATCCGTAAATTATGGGATGACGAACGCTTCGTCAATGATAATACGCTGACGGTAAATATCACGCGGTTGCGGCAGAAACTGATGGATATTGGACTCGGTGACGCGATTATCACAAAAAAAGGGATGGGTTATATGGCGGTGACGCTGTAA
- a CDS encoding sensor histidine kinase, protein MFVSYLKDMKSWIVLFVIALVFTDILVWMDKGISIRLTSLIYLNVLLVTGFIVFLLWRSKKETRYTKELVHISNENDMDWQEALPEPVFYRDRMTNEFLSQVADDHLRKLSEMKTANLIESDYTAAWVHEVKAPLTAMKMTIDANREYPPMRKVEAEWLRVHLLIDRQLYMSRMPTLETDYILVKTAIHRLVKAELRDLTPWCLEKNIGIDIDERELDVVTDSKWCRFIIRQLLTNAIKYSPAGGTIHITMSRKASGHGVLLIKDEGPGIAAHDLPRVFDKGFTGSTGRLHNAATGLGLYLAQQVAMKIGIHLTIESEIGKGTLVSMTFPIENEFDATRT, encoded by the coding sequence ATGTTCGTTTCCTATTTGAAGGACATGAAAAGTTGGATTGTTCTATTTGTAATTGCTCTTGTATTCACGGATATACTCGTCTGGATGGATAAGGGAATCTCAATTCGACTGACTTCCCTCATCTATTTAAATGTATTGCTTGTGACAGGTTTTATCGTCTTCCTCCTGTGGCGTTCTAAAAAAGAGACTCGTTATACAAAGGAACTAGTACATATATCGAATGAAAATGACATGGATTGGCAGGAAGCGCTCCCTGAACCGGTATTCTACCGTGATCGGATGACAAACGAATTTCTCAGTCAAGTTGCAGACGATCATTTAAGGAAGCTATCGGAAATGAAGACAGCAAATCTGATTGAAAGTGACTATACGGCTGCCTGGGTACATGAGGTGAAGGCGCCGCTTACTGCGATGAAAATGACAATTGACGCAAATCGAGAGTATCCCCCCATGCGCAAAGTTGAAGCGGAATGGTTACGGGTGCACCTGCTTATTGATCGCCAATTGTATATGTCGCGCATGCCAACACTTGAGACGGACTATATACTCGTAAAAACAGCTATCCATAGACTTGTAAAGGCTGAATTGCGGGATTTGACGCCGTGGTGCTTAGAAAAGAATATTGGAATTGATATCGATGAGAGAGAGCTTGACGTTGTGACAGACAGTAAATGGTGCCGTTTCATTATCCGCCAGCTGTTGACGAATGCTATTAAATATAGTCCTGCGGGTGGAACGATTCATATAACGATGAGCCGAAAAGCCAGTGGACACGGTGTTTTATTAATAAAAGACGAAGGGCCTGGCATTGCTGCGCATGATTTGCCGAGGGTGTTCGATAAGGGGTTTACAGGGAGTACTGGTAGATTGCATAATGCAGCGACGGGCTTGGGGCTCTATTTGGCTCAACAAGTGGCGATGAAAATCGGTATTCATCTTACAATTGAGTCGGAAATCGGTAAAGGGACGCTCGTTTCAATGACGTTTCCAATTGAAAATGAATTTGACGCGACACGAACGTGA